Proteins encoded in a region of the uncultured Fusobacterium sp. genome:
- a CDS encoding phosphatidylglycerophosphatase A: MDKNKKIIRDLGTWFGLGDLPKAPGTFGTLGGIPVFILLSYIRRFFPNNMVYNSFYFMFLITFFAVAVYVCDICERDIFKKKDPQNVVIDEVLGYLTTLFLINPVGASKNMIAMALAFVIFRFFDITKLGPIDKSQNFPHGVGVVLDDFLAGIIGNFLLVCIWTIFF; the protein is encoded by the coding sequence TTGGACAAAAATAAAAAGATTATAAGAGATCTAGGAACTTGGTTTGGATTGGGAGATCTTCCAAAGGCACCGGGAACTTTTGGAACTTTAGGAGGAATACCAGTTTTCATATTGTTATCATATATTAGAAGATTTTTCCCTAATAATATGGTATATAATTCATTTTATTTTATGTTTTTAATCACATTTTTTGCTGTTGCAGTATATGTTTGTGATATTTGTGAAAGAGATATATTTAAGAAAAAAGATCCTCAAAATGTTGTAATAGATGAGGTTCTAGGATACTTAACTACGCTATTTTTAATAAATCCTGTTGGAGCATCTAAAAATATGATAGCTATGGCACTTGCTTTTGTAATATTTAGATTTTTTGATATTACAAAGCTTGGACCAATAGATAAATCACAAAATTTTCCACATGGAGTGGGAGTTGTTTTAGATGATTTCTTAGCAGGAATAATAGGAAATTTTTTATTAGTATGTATTTGGACTATATTTTTTTAG